A region of Salvelinus alpinus chromosome 24, SLU_Salpinus.1, whole genome shotgun sequence DNA encodes the following proteins:
- the LOC139551670 gene encoding serine/arginine-rich splicing factor 11-like translates to MAYFPEPAFWSEDPSLLTSSEDEESDSRYRITHHAKTKRQGKNKRSKGQERNKDFWTWEQIMNGEGPWAKAGENRRSQEEREAAKAQERWFEEAARRRGWKPEKPWEQVEALRRAEATGERNRSYEGTRLARKPKKPPGVTSAGTTHQG, encoded by the exons atggcttatttccctgagcctgcgttttggtctgaggatccttctctcctcacctcatccgaggatgaggagagcgacagccgttacagaatcacccaccacgctaagaccaagcggcaagggaaaaataaacggagtaagggacaggagagaaacaaggatttctggacatgggagcagataatgaatggagaaggtccctgggctaaggcaggagaaaatcgccgttcccaggaagagagggaggcagctaaagcccaggagcggtggtttgaggaggcagcaaggagacgtggctggaagcccgaaaagccatgggaacaggtggaggcactgaggagagcagaggctaccggagagaggaaccggagctatgagggaacgcgtctggcacggaagccaaaaaagccc cccggtgtcaccagtgccggtaccacgcatcagggatag